In Corvus cornix cornix isolate S_Up_H32 chromosome 4A, ASM73873v5, whole genome shotgun sequence, one genomic interval encodes:
- the IRS4 gene encoding LOW QUALITY PROTEIN: insulin receptor substrate 4 (The sequence of the model RefSeq protein was modified relative to this genomic sequence to represent the inferred CDS: inserted 1 base in 1 codon), giving the protein MEWPGGGGAVVAATARGAGRPAHGRRSRAPAGARVLGAAAAEGEPAAGEGGRCPVPSAAPTCCCCCGARQRLAVPGARGRPRAGPGRSLGGPRRAAPPAGRGAGEDVRKCGYLRKQKHGHKRYFVLRAESHLAPARLEYYDSEKKFKSSLRAAXAGGAAALCCPPPKRVIPLYQCFTVSRRADAKHKHIIALYTKDEYFAMLAENEAEQEAWYQAISELMNQSKRGFLEQEDHADQQVYEDDEHYGAALRPGTVFKEVWQVNVKPKGLGQTKNLTGVYRLCLSSKAIHLVKLNSEVPSVHLQLMNIRRCGHSENFFFIEVGRSASIGPGELWMQVDDSVVAQNMHETFLDTMKALKTFAEFRPRSKSQSSGGGSGTNPISFITTRRNLGNLPPSQTGLQRRSRTESVAGGTPPTTKSNSSYRFRTSSEGEGTMTRPFRSVTGSLIHLNTARMNLGRQEGSGRYVRAAFSSSYHTRSASLPVSHFPSTTSPISVSSSSGHGSASDMLTRPSSSSVCGSPSDGGFISSDEYGSSPGDFRYFRVRSNTPDSLGNTPPIREENCLNEYMSMSKQQGDDGSRDDYMEAEKCFRKRTYSLTKPTSVAVQQKTTQTTALLDEDSAGNHGRLLYSETPKLKDNHELEYSDTNLDSMCNQSRSKARDDGYMPMMPGVASSLSSTSDYLPMTPKSMSVPKQINNSWSPSQVDSRGYMMMFPKGSSSPVRSPLTGFASKGSNEKIVNNEYMDMSPGNSAPKHPSDSNYIHTTSVSKGFSSYFSLPRSFKALSGQNGDHSEYVPMSSPGKLLYGGPENVKGVSSETLANGISKLPTLKGSDEGLVQNRATRPTRLPLGTRGSNTIPRMYDRTVPPEPASPGEYINIDFNEKVSNTPYSLSAEGSPSSLGSSSDHRQSPLSDYMSVDLDVQSPKAVKELSNSLTDISIYASSSIPRNQPNPDYARLSFGTACVSTASNRTDDYTEMTFNMAATPPRPFATESDNGVKMDSPSSIVNRLCIVDRYAGSSSFSVPSSDPPMGPKVIRADPQGRRRHSSETFSSAGTVTTSSSFFTDSSKRHSSASFDNVWLKPDENISDCQESKMSRDTSTGFQNGLNYIALNLRNDPLSCEASTTAPACHLQNGTSGLDSGAYVSIDFSRSDGLKCNAARKD; this is encoded by the exons ATGGAATggcccgggggcggcggcgcggtGGTGGCGGCGACGGCGAGAGGAGCCGGGCGCCCGGCACACGGGAGGCGGAGCCGCGCCCCAGCAGGAGCCCGCGTGCtcggcgcggcggcggccgaGGGGGAGCCGGCGGCGGGCGAGGGCGGGCGCTGCCCCGTCCCCTCAGCCGcacccacctgctgctgctgctgcggcgCTCGCCAGCGCCTCGCTGTGCCCGGCGCCCGAGGCCGcccccgcgccgggccgggccgttCCCTCGGCGGGCCGCGGCGGGCAGCCCCCCCGGCGGGCCGCGGCGCCGGCGAGGACGTGAGGAAGTGTGGGTACCTGCGGAAGCAGAAGCACGGACACAAGCGCTACTTCGTCCTGCGGGCCGAGAGCCACCTGGCCCCCGCCCGTCTGGAGTACTATGACAGTGAGAAGAAGTTCAAGAGCAGCctgcgggcgg gggccggcggggcggccgcgctgTGCTGCCCCCCGCCCAAGCGGGTCATTCCCCTGTACCAGTGCTTCACCGTGAGCCGCCGGGCCGACGCTAAGCACAAGCACATCATCGCCCTGTACACCAAGGACGAGTACTTCGCCATGCTGGCCGAGAACGAAGCCGAGCAGGAGGCCTGGTACCAGGCCATCAGCGAGCTCATGAATCAGAGCAAGAGGGgcttcctggagcaggaggacCATGCCGATCAGCAGGTGTACGAAGATGATGAGCACTACGGGGCTGCCCTGAGGCCCGGCACTGTGTTCAAGGAGGTGTGGCAGGTCAACGTGAAGCCCAAAGGCTTGggacaaacaaaaaacctcactgGAGTGTATAGGTTGTGCCTCTCCAGCAAGGCCATCCACCTCGTCAAGCTGAACTCAGAGGTGCCCTCTGTTCACTTGCAGCTTATGAACATTCGCCGCTGTGGACACTCAGAGAACTTCTTCTTTATCGAAGTGGGCAGATCTGCCTCTATTGGGCCTGGAGAACTCTGGATGCAAGTGGATGATTCGGTTGTTGCCCAAAATATGCACGAGACTTTTCTGGATACCATGAAAGCTCTAAAGACCTTTGCAGAGTTCAGGCCCCGAAGCAAGAGCCAGTCTTCTGGTGGTGGCAGCGGTACCAATCCCATCTCCTTCATCACCACCAGAAGGAACTTGGGCAACCTACCCCCCAGCCAGACAGGCTTGCAGAGAAGATCTAGAACTGAGAGTGTTGCTGGAGGGACTCCTCCTACCACCAAAAGCAACAGCTCCTATCGCTTCAGAACATCCAGTGAAGGAGAAGGAACCATGACTAGACCTTTTAGGTCAGTGACTGGGAGTCTGATCCACCTGAATACTGCAAGGATGAATTTGGGCCGGCAAGAAGGAAGTGGAAGGTATGTGAGAGCTGCTTTCAGTTCGTCTTACCACACCAGGTCTGCTTCGCTGcctgtttctcattttccctcCACCACAAGTCCCATCAGTGTTTCTTCCAGCAGTGGCCATGGTTCTGCTTCGGACATGCTGACCCGGCCTTCTAGCTCGTCTGTTTGTGGTTCCCCGAGTGATGGGGGATTTATCTCTTCTGATGAATAcggctccagccctggagatTTCAGGTACTTTCGGGTGAGGAGTAATACACCAGATTCCCTGGGAAACACACCACCTATCAGAGAGGAGAACTGTCTGAATGAATACATGTCCATGAGTAAGCAACAGGGAGATGATGGCTCAAGAGATGATTATATGGAGGCTGAAAAGTGTTTCAGGAAAAGAACTTACTCTCTAACAAAACCAACTTCTGTAGCAGTGCAGCAGAAGACAACACAAACTACAGCTTTGTTGGATGAAGATTCTGCAGGAAATCACGGACGATTACTTTACTCTGAAACACCAAAATTGAAAGATAACCATGAATTGGAGTACAGTGACACTAACCTTGATTCCATGTGTAACCAAAGTAGGAGTAAAGCCAGGGATGATGGGTACATGCCGATGATGCCAGGAGTTGCATCTTCTTTATCCAGCACCAGTGATTATTTGCCAATGACTCCTAAAAGCATGTCTGTTCCAAAACAGATTAACAATTCATGGTCACCATCTCAGGTTGACTCCCGAGGCTATATGATGATGTTTCCAAAGGGCAGCTCTTCACCTGTACGGAGTCCTTTAACTGGATTTGCTTCTAAAGGAAGTAACGAGAAGATCGTAAACAACGAGTATATGGATATGTCACCTGGTAATTCAGCTCCAAAGCACCCCAGTGATTCAAATTATATTCACACCACTTCTGTTTCCAAAGGTTTTAGTTCATATTTCTCTTTGCCTCGAAGCTTTAAGGCATTATCAGGACAAAATGGTGACCACAGTGAATATGTTCCAATGTCTTCACCTGGAAAACTCTTGTATGGTGGACCAGAAAATGTAAAGGGGGTCAGCAGTGAGACTCTGGCTAATGGCATCTCTAAATTGCCGACACTGAAAGGTTCAGATGAAGGACTTGTGCAGAACAGGGCTACCAGGCCCACACGACTGCCCCTAGGTACGAGAGGGAGTAATACCATCCCCAGAATGTATGATCGAACAGTTCCACCTGAGCCAGCGAGTCCTGGTGAATAcataaatattgattttaatgaaaaggtGAGTAACACACCGTATTCCTTATCTGCAGAAGGATCGCCATCATCTCTAGGCTCAAGTAGTGACCACAGACAGTCACCGCTCTCTGATTACATGAGTGTTGACTTGGATGTGCAGTCACCGAAAGCAGTGAAGGAACTGTCGAACTCTCTAACAGATATTTCAATTTATGCAAGTTCCAGTATTCCTAGAAATCAACCAAACCCTGACTATGCCAGGCTTTCATTTGGTACTGCTTGTGTTAGCACAGCAAGTAACAGGACTGATGACTACACTGAGATGACATTCAACATGGCAGCAACACCACCAAGGCCATTTGCCACTGAATCTGATAATGGTGTAAAGATGGATAGTCCTTCTTCCATCGTTAATAGACTCTGCATTGTTGATCGATATGCTGGTAGCAGTAGCTTTTCTGTCCCTAGCTCTGATCCTCCTATGGGGCCGAAAGTGATTCGAGCTGACCCTCAAGGCAGGAGGAGACACAGTTCTGAAACATTCTCTTCTGCTGGGACTGTGACGACTTCATCCTCCTTCTTTACTGACAGTAGCAAAagacacagctctgcctcaTTTGACAACGTTTGGTTGAAACCggatgaaaacatttctgattgtcaggaaagcaaaatgtcCAGGGACACCTCAACTGGATTTCAGAATGGCTTGAACTACATTGCTCTGAATTTACGCAATGACCCTCTAAGCTGTGAGGCGAGTACTACAGCGCCAGCTTGCCATCTCCAAAATGGTACTTCAGGTTTGGACAGTGGAGCTTACGTAAGCATAGATTTCAGCAGATCAGATGGGCTGAAGTGTAACGCTGCGAGAAAAG